The genomic stretch CTGGAGAAAGATTTGGGCATATCTATTTTTCTGCTGGGATATAGAAAAGATTCGGAATTTTCCGAAATGCCGAAGCTGATTATTAATATCGGGCTGAACACCCTGAGCGTAAAAGATCGAAGACGGAATGTAAGCGCGGAAAAAGTTCAATTAACTTATGAAGGTAATAATTTAATTTTAAGGATACCTTTGTCTTTATTGAAAGACCCTGCCTATATATTGGCATGCGTGAAGGCGGGATCCATTGTTATGCCGTTTGAGGATACGGCCTGGCGCGCTATTCAAATAGTTGACAAAGACCCGGTAAAGTTGTAACTTATTTAATAGCGGCGCGTTATGAAGCTATAAATAGGAGATGATAAATATGGCCGATAAAGATAATGAGTTTACAGGTGCGCTGTTTTTTAAGACCACCAGTTGTCCCGAATGCGGAAGAGAGATAACGCGCGAAGAGGTGGAAGGCAACTTGTCTGATGACGCCGAGACCTTCACCTGCCCTTATTGCCATAAAGCGATCGATATCGGACAATTGGAATAACTAAAGAAAACAAATTTCACGGGAGGGAAAATGGCTAAGAAGATTTTAGTGGTAGATGATGAACCCGGTATGGTAAGGCTGCTGAGAGATATTTTAGAGGACGAAGGTTATGCGGTTATCGAAGCCTCTAACGGAGAAGAGTGTCTCGAAAAGGCGGCCAAAAAAATTCCCGACCTAATTTTGCTGGACGTGATGCTGACCGGGCCCAGCGGCCTTTCGATATGCAAGCGTCTCAAAGATAATGCTGTAACGAAAGATATTCCTATCATTCTGGTAACGGCGCTATTGGGCGAAGGTATCCAGGAGAAAGGAGCGGAAAGCGGGGCGGCATATGTAATAAGCAAGCCCTATGACTCCAATGATCTCCTGTGGGAGATAGAGGACGCGATCAAGAAAAGTAAGGTCTAGGCCCATATCTTCACTCCTGGCAAATTATCATTCTTGCCATCGGAAACTTTTAACGCTTAGCGGTTGTCTAACATAGTAAAACACAATATGAGATACAGAAAACTATTCTTAGCGATCGCGATAAGCGTATGCGCCGTCTTCAGCGCTGCCGGGGCCGAAGAGACGATGTTGTGGAAGGATTGTGTCAAAGAAGCAAAGAATAATCATCCCGATCTGGTATCTGCCGCGGAAAAAGTAAAACAATCAAGGGCAACTAAAGAGATCACCAGGAGCGCTTATTTGCCTCAGATAACCGGCGAGGCAAGCGAGGTCACTTCCAAGGGGGCCACCTTTGGAAGTTCCGGTGGAGGAAGCCAGAGCGATATACAGACCGGCGCTGCCGCCCGCCATGAAACTACATCATACGATTACAGCGTTACGGGGCAGCAGCTTCTTTTCGATGGATTTAAAACATCATACGACCTGTCCGCCGCGGAACGAAATATAATATCATCACGATATAATTACGATGTGGCGTCATCCAATGTGAGATTGAGGTTAAGGACCGCTTATGTCAACTTGTTGACCGCGCAGGATCTTTTGAAAATTTCAGAAGAGATAGAAGCCCGCCGGAAGCAGAACCTGGAGCTTGTCAAGCTGAGGTATGAGGGGGGCCGGGAACACAAAGGGTCGCTTCTTACTTCGGAAGCGGATCTGGCGCAGGCAACGTTTGATGTGAACCAGGCGGGAAGAAGCATATTCCTCGCGCAGCGGCAGCTTACAAAAGAATTGGGCAGGGAAAAATTTGTCCCAATGAAAGCCGAAGGCGATTTTGAAGTTGTAGATGCGGACCGGGACAGGCCGGATTTTGAAAAATTATGCCGCACCAATCCGCTTCTGCAGCAGCTCATTGCGCAAAAAGAGGCGGCAAAGTATGGGGTGAAATCCGCCAAAGCCGGGTTCTATCCTCAGGTCTTCGCTTCAGGAACTTTAGGCAATACAAATATAGATGCGTTTCCCGACAAGAATGAATGGTCGGTAGGGACGAGCCTGACATTCCCTTTCTTTGACGGCGGTAATACGATCGCGAACGTAGCGAAAGCCAGGGCGGTCCTTGGCCAGGCCGAGGCGGATGAGAGAAGCGGACGGGATGGTGTTATATATACGCTATCAAACACCTGGACGACATTGCAGGACGCTATTGAAAAAGTCGGGGTAGCTAAAAAATCCCTGAATGCGGCGGAGGAGCGGGCGAAGATCGCGGAGGCGGAATATTCGATAGGACTGCTAATATACGACAACTGGATAATTATAGAGAACAATCTGGTCACGGCAAAGAGGAGTTATCTGAGCGCCGAACGCGACGCATTGATCGCGGAAGCAAATTGGATCCAGGCAAAAGGAGAGACCCTAGACTATGGTAAATAAGAAGAGATGGATAGTTGCTCTGGTTTTATTTACGGCCGGCGCCTTAGCTATAGCGCTTTTAAATACGGGAAATAAGCCGTCAGGGGAGGTCGCGCGGGAAGTGAAACCGGCTATAGGCAATATACAGACTACCATCACTTCCACCGCTACTGTGCAGCCGCAAAACAGGCTGGAGATAAAACCTCCGATCAACGGCCGTATAGATCAGGTATTGGTCGAGGAGGGTGATATTGTAAAAGCGGGACAGACCCTGGTGTGGATGAGCTCTACCGAGAGGGCTGCCCTTTTGGACGCCGCAAGGACGCGCGGCCCGGATGCCATGAAATACTGGGAAGAAGTGTATAAGCCGACCCCCCTGATATCCCCGCTCGACGGGGAAGTCATCGTAAGCCAGGATGAGCCGGGGCAGATAGTGACCTCATCGGATGCGGTGCTTGTCCTGTCCGACCGCTTGATCGTCCAGGCCCAGGTCGATGAGACCGACATAGGCGGGATCCGCGTCGGCCAGGAAGTGATGATCAGTCTCGACGCTTATCCTAACATCAAAGTGAAAGGCAAGGTCGACCACATATATTACGAATCCAAGATAGTGAATAATGTTACCATCTATCAGGTCGATATTCTCCCTGAAACCGTTCCGGAAGTTTTCCGATCGGGAATGACGGCCACTGTCGTAATTACAGAAAAGACGAAAGATAACATCGCTCTTATACCTCTTGAAGCCGTAAAGCGGAAAAAGGACGGCGCGTATGTCCTGATAAAGGAATCTCCGGGAGCGAAGCCGATCGAGCGAAAAATTGAGCTGGGTATCGCGGATGAAAAGAATGTGGAAGTGATCTCCGGTGTGTCGGAGGCGGATACTATCATAGTCGCAGGCCAGAAATATTCGCCATCGGTTAAGGCTAATAGCGGAACTAATCCTTTCATGCCTTTTAGAGGAAGGCCCAGCGGGCAATCGGCAAAATCAAAATGATGGCTTTAAGATGATAAAACTGGAGAACCTCTCCAAGACATACAAGATGGGCGAAGTCGGAGTGGCGGCCCTGCAGGGAGTGTCGCTTGATGTCAGGCCGGGAGAATTCGTAGCCATAATGGGGCCGTCGGGCTCCGGCAAGTCGACGCTTCTGCACCTATTGGGTTTTCTGGACTCACCCGATTCCGGCAAATATTATTTAATGGGTAATGATGTAACAAATTTAAGAGATGACAAGCTCTCAGTCCTCAGGAACAATTACATAGGCTTCGTCTTTCAACAATTCCATCTTTTGCCGCGGCTCTCCTCTCTAGAGAACACGGAACTTCCGCTCACCTATGCCGGCAAGCGCCATCTGAAAAAAATAGCTATGGAAAAGATCAAGGCCGTCGGGCTCCTCGAAAGAGGTTCCCATCGTCCCAATGAGCTCTCGGGCGGCGAACAGCAGCGCGTTGCCATAGCGCGTTCTTTGGTTAATGACCCCCCGCTTATCCTGGCCGATGAGCCCACGGGAAATCTCGATTCAAAGAGCCAGAACGAAATAATGGCGATCCTGGTGGATCTTAACCGGCAGGGGAAGACGATCGTCATGGTCACTCACGAGGAGGAAGTCGCGGAGTATGCTAAGAGGATCATCAAGATGCGTGACGGAAAGATAGTATCTGATGAAACCAGGACCGCCACTAAAGATATCGGGCCCGTGCAGACCGGCATATCGGTAGATAAGATATTGTCCGGGGAATCCTCCGGCATACGGCAGGCTGAACTCGCCGATCATTTGAAGCAGGCTTTCGGTTCGATAGTTTCGCACAAGATGCGTTCCGCCCTTTCAATGCTAGGCATCCTGATCGGTGTCGCCGCCGTTATCGCTATGCTCGCCTTAGGCCAGGGGGCGAAAGAGTCTATCTCCCAAACGCTGGCGTCGTTAGGCTCAAACCTCTTAACGCTCAGATCGGGGTCGCAGAGAGTGCATGGTGTGGCTATGGAAGCGGGAGCGGTAACACGCTTTACGTTTCAGGATGTGGACGCTATAGCAAAAATTCCGAATGTGAAAAGGGTCTCACCGACCGTTACCGGCAGAGGGCAGCTTGTCTATATGAATAAAAACTGGAATACCCAGGTCCAGGGCACAGGCGTTAATTTCGCCGAGATGCGGGCATCCGTTCCCACGGCGGGCAAATTTTTTACAGAGGACGAATTACGTTCCCGCGCCAGAGTGGCACTGCTGGGGACAACCGTCGTGAGGGAATTGTTCGGAAGCGAGAATCCCATAGATTCGATGATAAGGATAAACAAGGTCAGCTTTAAAGTGATAGGCATCTTACCGTCGAAGGGCACTAACATGTTCCACGACCAGGACGACCTGGTAGTTATTCCCGTCACCACGGCCATGTACCGGCTTTTAGGGAAACAGTATGTAGACACGGTGGATGCGGAAGTCAGCGATCAGTCGGCAATGGAAGAAGTGCAGAATAACATGAAAGATCTGATCATAAAGAGCCACCGTCTCAGCAAAGAAAATGAGGACTCGTTCGAGATACGGAACATGGCCGATATACAGCAGACATTGGCGCAGACGACCAAGACCATGACGCTGCTCCTAGGCGCCATAGCGGCCATCTCTCTCCTGGTCGGGGGTATAGGAATAATGAATATAATGCTTGTATCTGTCACGGAGAGGACCAGGGAAATCGGTTTAAGGAAAGCGATAGGCGCGCGCGGATCGGACATCATGACACAGTTTCTGATAGAGTCGGTGGTGATGACGTTTACCGGAGGAGCGATGGGTGTTTTGTGCGGTTCGGGAATAGCCGCGCTTCTGGCCCTGGTCGCGGGATGGGCGATAAAGGTTTCGATCTCTTCAGTCCTGCTCGCAACCACTTTTTCTATCGCCATCGGCATAATATTCGGACTGTGGCCCGCGCGGCAAGCGGCCAGACTTAATCCGATCGAAGCGCTTAGATATGAATAACAAAGAGAAGGCCTTGCCTCTATGCTGTTAAAAATAAGTTTAATTCGAGTTATTAACCTTCTGGGAATCTCGGGGATTTACCTATACTTCTGCAAGCGCCTGAAAATATTTCCGGTACAAGTAAAAGTGCCGATATTCGGAAAGATCCGGACATTTCATGAAGCGAGGAACATTTTTGATAATTTTGGCTCCTCAGGGCAATTAAGGGACGAGACGATAGAGCGCTATCTTTCGAAAAAATCGGCGCCATGTATAGTTGATTGCGGGGTAAACGTCGGCGTGACGGCGCGATGGTGGTTTCATCTTAATCGTCGATCAACAGTTTTTGGAATTGACATGATGAAAGAATCTCAGGAATTCACCGTAGAAACAATAAAGTCCATAGGCATAGCCCCGGACAGATATAGGCCCATTATAGCGGCGTTGTGGTCCGAAAACGGAAAAGAGTTCAAAATCGGCATAGGTGACCCGCTTTGCGGCGATTACGGTTTTTATCGATTCGATAAGGAAAAGAGCGAAAGAACTTTTGTGACCAGGACGCTCGATACTGTATTCGATTCCGAAAATATCGGCGATGTAGATCTTTTGAAAATCGATCTGGAAGGCGTGGGGGGCGAAGTTCTTAAGGATGCGGCGAAACTTCTTAAAAAGACGAAACATATATTCCTGGAGACTCACTCCGAAGAGGAAAGTAAGCTGGCCGGCAGCATATTAACAAGTAATAAATTCCGCCTGAGAAAGACTGCTAGCAGGCATCAATGGTGGGAAAAATATGATATACAATAAACTAAAAACTTTTCCGCGGTTAATAGCCCTGATTACAGGTATTTTTTTTATAGGGTTCTGCGTTATATTTGCTTTAGATATCTTTTTTCCCAAAATGCCTGCCCTGATCAACTCTCTTCTGGATAGCCTCCTCCTGGTGATCCTGGCCTTCCCCCTGATATCCCGATTTGATCTTTCCCGCATCGCCATGGAAAACAAGCGAAACTTTGATACCCAGGCGGCGCTCAACTCACTTTTGCGCCTGATGATCGAAGATATCTCTCTGGACGAGATCCTGAATAGAACGCTCGATACCATCTTTTCACTGCCATGGTTTACCGTGCAGCCGAGAGGGGCCATATTCCTGGTCGAGGATGAACTCGATGTCCTGGTGATGAAGGCGCAAAAAAATCTTTCCGAACCTATACGGCAGTTATGTTCAAGAGTCCCTTTCGGCAAGTGTCTTTGCGGAAGGACGGCCTTAACAAAAGATATGCAATTCGCGGACCGGCTTGACAGCCGCCATGAGATTATGTACGAAGGTATTAATCCTCACGGCCATTATTGTGTGCCCATACTGCTCAAGGGCAAGGTGCTGGGAGTGGTTAACCTGTATTTAGATGAGAAATATGCCCGGGATAAGACGGACGAGGTATTTCTTCTTGCGGTAGCGGATCTTCTGGCCGGTATCATACAGGAGAAACGGTTTGAGGAGGGCCAGAGGAAGGCGCAGGAAAGGCTTATCCAGGCGAGCAAGATGGATGTGGTAGGCAGGCTTGCCGGCGGCGTTGCCCATGAGGTGAAGAACCCTCTTGCAATAGTGCTTATGGGAACGGATTATCTTTCAGGAAAGATTAACGCCGGCGATAAAAGGGTATTATCCACCCTTAATGATATGAAGGCCGCTATCAAAAGAGCCGATGACGTTATCAAGGACCTGTTAGATTTTTCCAGGGTCTCGGAGTTAAATATTACCGCGCAGGACATTAATTCCATACTGAATAACGCGCTCGTTTTAGTTAAATATCAAATCGACAGCGCCCATGTAGAGATACATAAAGACCTGAAGGAGGATATCCCCCGGGTTCAGGCGGATAGGAATAAGATAGAGCAGGTATTTGTAAATATCATACTTAATTCTATTCAGGCCATGCCGGATGGCGGGACATTGACGGTAAGGACTTACGCCAAAAAAGTAACAGGAGACACGAATGTAGTTATTGAAATAGAAGACACCGGCACCGGTATCTCCGAAGATAATTTAAATAATATATTCGAACCATTCTTCACCACGCGCCGCGATAAAGGAGGCACGGGCCTGGGCCTCTTTATAGTAAGAAACATAATCGAGATGCATAAAGGAAGGGTAGAGATTATTAATAAAAAAGACGGCCATGGCACAAAGACGACCATAACTCTTAAAGGATAAAAAAGGAGAGGCTTTATGGAAAAGAAGAAGATACTTATTATCGACGACGAAGCGGGCTTTACCAGAGTAGTGAAATTGGCTCTCGAAGAGACCGGCGACTATGAGGTCAGGATAGAGAATAAAGGCGAAAAAGGGCTCAGCACGGCCCTAGAATTTAACCCGGACCTGATTTTATTGGACGTGATAATGCCTGATATTTCAGGCGGCGAGGTATGCTCCCAGATACAATCCGCCGCGGGCCTGAAAGATACCCCTATAGTATTTTTAACCGCCATCGTAAAGGAAAAAGAAGTCGGGCCGGGAGTAAGCACTATCAGCGGCCATCCGTTTCTGGCCAAACCTGTAAGCAAGAAGAAGCTTATCGGAGCCATTGAAAGGTATATATGATAATAGTGCTGGGAATAATCGCCGTCCTGATACTTCTAAGCATTATATATTTACGGAAATTTATGCGCGATATGGCTGTTGTCGAAAGCGAGCTGATTAAAGAGCTTAGAGAAATAAAAAATTGCCTGATAAAGATAAATGAAAAACAGCTATAATAATCTTGCAACTTTATGATGGTGCGTGTATACTTACCTATGACCAGTAACCAGTTGAAAGGGGGTATGCGATTATGAGGAGATTAGCAGTGGTGTTAGTGATCGCGGCTATCGCGTTATACGCGATGCCTGTATTCGCTGGCGATGCGGCATCCGCGCCGAAGGCCGGAGAAAAGTCGATATTCCAGAGGCTGAGCAATGAAATCTGCGGCAGTAAGATGCCTGCCAGATTTGCTGTCAAACCGATTGCGAAAGATTCGGTTGAAGCGGTTAAGTACGTGGGTGATCGTAAAGTGAAGGTGTTCCAGGACGTGTCTGACGGTATCGCCCAGGGGTCCGCAAAGGCAAAGGGCGAGTCTCTGCGTACGAAATAATTGGTTTTCAGCATTTAGTCTTCAATAGGCCCTGTCTTTCGTGTACAGACAGGGCCTTTACTTATGAATAAGCTGAAAGGAAGAAGGGAGCTGACCCTCATTATGGTAAAAACATTATTTATCGTTTCTTTTTTATTATCCGCGCTTCTCGGAGCCGGCTATTATGGAGAACTCTGCGCTATGGAAAACCCGGTTGTCGTTTTAGAGACTACACAAGGCGTCATAGAACTTACGCTCAGGCCGGATGTCGCGCCTAAAGCGTGTGAAAATTTTGTAAAATTGGTTGAGAAAGGCTATTATAACGGCATTATCTTTCACCGTGTGATACCGCAATTTATGATCCAGGGGGGCGACCCCACCGGAACCGGCACCGGAGGGTCATCGATCTGGGGAAGGCCGTTCGGCGATGAATTACGCGCCGATGTCTGTTTTGACAAGCCAGGTATCCTGGCCATGGCAAATTCCGGGCCAAACACAAACGGCAGCCAATTCTTTATCACGACCGTCGAGACTTCATGGCTCAATATGCGCCACACGATATTCGGATATGTTTCGGCCGGGTATGATGTAGTGAAAAAGATAGAAAAGACGCCGACCGGCGCTGAAAATAAGCCTTTAGTCCCTCAAGAGATAATCAAGGCATATATAAAGACGAAACAATAATGCCGATCGTAAAGACGAACGATAGAAGAGGTTTCACGCTTGTCGAGATCATGACGGTCATCGGGATCATCGGCATACTGGCGGCTATAGCTATCGCCAATTTCATGGTGGCAAAGCGCGTCGCCCAGAAGAACGCCTGCATAGCTAACCTGAAACAGATCCAGATAGTTGTCAATACATGGGCGCTGGATACGGACTCGAGTCCGAACGCGACATTCACAAAGGCGGACCTGGTGCCCAATTATATTAAGACATGGCCTAAGGAAGGCACGGCGGATTACCCTTTGCCGGCTAATGTAAATTCTACACCGGTTTGTCCGAATGCCGCCGTTAACACCGACCATACGATATAAGCGGAAGATATATGAGATTGTTGGTATCGATATTGATATGGATAGTGGGCGCTCTCATTACCATGGCCACATTTCTGGCAAGCGTCCTCCTCTCTGTAATACTTTATCCGTTCCCATTCAGGAAAAAGATAGTTCATGCGCAGTGTTTCTGGTGGTCGGACGCGATAATAGCTTTAAATCCCTACTGGAAGATCAGCATAAAAGGCCTGCAGAATATAGACCCCTCTAAAACATATGTTATAGTGGCCAACCATCAGAGCCTGGCAGATATTGTTATAATATACCAGATACGTACGTATTTTAAATGGGTGGCGAAAGAAGAGCTTCTTAAAGTGCCGTTTATAGGCGGCCTGCTTTGGATTAATAATCATATTATGCTTTCCAGGGGGGATTTTAGCAGTGTAAAAGAAGTTTATAAAAAGGCGGCTGAGTACCTTAAAAGCGGCATATCGATGTTATTTTTCCCGGAGGGAACGCGCTCCAGCACCGATCAAATGGGTGAATTTCAGAATGGAGCTTTTAAGCTGGCTATAAGGGAAGGCAAGAGCGTCCTTCCTATATTTATCGGCGGCACCAGGGAAGCGATACCTAAAGGCGGTTTTATCTTTAAAACAAAGGTATCCGGAAAGCTTGTGGTGCTTCCGCCGATCGATACATCGAGTTTCAAGATTGCCGATTACGCGGTCTTGAGAGATATGGTGCGTGAGCAGTTGCAAAAAGTCGCTTCGGAAAAAGCTTAATCATTGGGCGGTTTTGTGTTAGAATAATTTTTGTGAAATAGACGGTTAAAGTTAATACGGGGAGCAATAATAATGAAGAAGCTGGTGTTGCTGCGCCACGGCGAAAGCACGTGGAATAAGGAGAACAGGTTTACGGGCTGGACCGATGTCGATCTTTCCGATAAAGGCAGAGAAGAGGCCGCAAAGGCCGGCGAAGTGCTGAAGAAAGAAGGTTTCGTCTTCGATGTGGCCTATACCTCGGTATTGAAGAGGGCCGTATATACATTATGGACCGTCCTCGACAAGATGGATCTTGTGTGGATACCCGTGAATAATTCGTGGCGGCTCAATGAGCGCCATTACGGGGCCCTGCAGGGGCTCAATAAGTCGGAGACCGCGGCAAAATTCGGCGAGAAACAGGTCCTTATATGGAGAAGAAGCTATGATATCCCGCCTCCGCCTCTTGAAAAGAACGATCCGAGAAGCCCCCGCAACGACCCGCGCTATAGGGACTTATCCGACAGCGAGATCCCGTTGACGGAATGCTTAAAAGATACGGTAAAGAGATTTTTGCCGTACTGGCATGAAACCATAGCTCCGGTGGTCAAGTCGGGTAAATGTGTGATCATAGCCGCCCACGGTAATAGCTTGAGGGCGCTGGTTAAATACCTCGACAATATACCGGATGACAAGATAGTCGGAGTGAATATTCCTACCGGGCTGCCTCTTGTATACGAATTGTCGGACGATCTGAAGCCGATCAAAAGTTATTATCTCGGCGATCCGGAAGAGGTGAAGAAAGCGATGGAAGCGGTGGCCAACCAGGGCAAGGCGAAATGATCAAAGTAAGAAAAGCTCTTATAAGTGTATCCGATAAGACCGGACTGGAAGACCTTGTGAAGGTTTTGCACAAATTTGCCGTTAAGATACTCTCCACAGGAGGGACGTCAAAAGCCATAATCCGTATGGGAGTCCCTGTGAAGGATGTGTCCGATTACACCGGCTTTCCTGAGATGCTGGACGGCAGAGTGAAGACGCTCCACCCGAAGGTCCATGGCGCTCTCCTGGCTTTGCGCGATAATAAGGAACATATGGATGCCGTGAAAGAACACGGGATCTCCCTGATAGATATGGTGGTCGTGAATCTCTATCCTTTCGAAAAGACAGCCTCGAAACCGCAGATAGAGCCGGAGGAGGTCATCGAGAATATAGATATCGGAGGCCCTTCGATGCTGAGGAGCGCGGCAAAGAACTATAAATCGGTATGCGTTGTCTGCGATATCGCCGATTATAAGAGAGTTATCGAAGAGATGGAGAAGAATTCAGGTTGTATCTCGGAAGAGCTCCTTGCCTGGCTCGGAACAAAAGTGTTCGCCAGGACCTCGGCCTACGACGCGGCCATACATAATTATTTGAGATCGCAAGTGAAAGGAACGGCGGCCGGCGACGAGGAGCTTTTGCCGGAAACGCTCACGATAAATTGTAAAAAGATTCAGGACCTGCGGTACGGCGAGAACCCTCACCAGAAAGCGGCATTCTACAAGGACCTGTTATCCGACGAGCCGGGCGTCGCTTCCGCGGTCCAGCTCGGAGGGAAGGAGCTTTCGTTCAATAACATAGTAGATCTTAACGCGGCGCTGGAGATAGTGAAAGAATTCGCGCTTCCCGCGGCCGTTATAGTGAAACATACTAATCCGTGCGGAGCGGCGGCGGCCGATACATTGAAACAGGCATATCTGGACGCCCTGGATTGTGACCGCATGAGCGCTTATGGAAGCATCGTCGGATTCAATGCCCCCGTAGATATCGTTGTCGCCAGGACGATCCTCAAAGAGGCCGATTTTGTCGAATGCATCATCGCGCCGTCTTATGAGGCGGATGTCGTCGAGGCATTAAGGAAGAAGAAGAACCTGAGGCTCCTGGAAGTGAAGAATTTTGGTATCAAGACCGCAAAGATCCGTCCCGACCTGAAGAAGGTCGTCGGGGGCGTTCTCATTCAGGATAGGGATATCCTCGGCCTGAAGGAATCAGACCTGAAATTCGTCACTAAAACAAGGCCGACGAAGGATGAGCTTAAGTCGCTTATGTTCGGATGGCTGGTGGCGAAACATGTTAAGTCGAATGCGATCGTCCTGTCTCAGGGCACAAGGACCGTGGGCATTGGCGCGGGCCAGATGTCGAGAGTGGACTCTGTAATGATAGCCGCGCGGAAAGCGGGAGAGCGTTCTAAGGGCTCGACTCTTGCCAGCGACGCGTTCTTTCCCAAAGAGGACGGTATCGAGCAGGCGGCCCGGGCCGGCGTCAGGGCCATAATACAGCCGGGCGGATCTATAAGGGACGCCGAAGTTATCAGTAAGGCGGACTCGTTCGGTATCTCGATGGTCTTTACCGGAGTCAGGCACTTCAAACATTAATGCATGACCTACCAGGAAGCTCTACAATATCTCGATAGCTTCATCAATTACGAAAAGAAGAATAACTACGATTATAACCTCTCCTTTAAACTCGACAGAATGAAGAGGCTATGTTCTCTTTTGGGCGATCCCCAAAAGGAGATCAGGTCCATCCATGTGGCAGGCACCAAAGGAAAAGGCTCCACTTCCGCTATAATACAATCCATTCTGAAAAGCTCCGGTTTTAAGACGGGCCTTTACACGTCTCCGCACCTTGTATCTTTCTGCGAGAGGATAAAAATAAATGACGCTCTTATAACGGAAGAAGATGTGGGCGCTATACTCGATACGGTAAAAAGCGCGATAGATGAGATGGGCTCTGAGAAGCCCTCCTTTTTCGAAATATATACAGCGCTGGCATACCTTTATTTTAAGAGAGAGAATGTGGATTTCGCCGTATATGAGGCGGGATTAGGGGGGCGTCTCGACGCCACCAATGTAATAGACCCCCTGGTATGTGTCATCACTCCGATAAGCTATGAGCACACGCATATTCTCGGAGATACGCTTGCGAAGATCGCGTATGAGAAGGCCGGAATAATTAAGAGCGGCAGCATCTGCGTATCGGCCCCGCAGGAAGACGAAGCGCTCGCGGTTATAGGAAGCGTGTGCAAAGAGAGGGAGGCTGAACTCGTGCTGGCGGGCCGCGATATTAAATTTAAGGAGATCGCCTCAAATGACGAAGAAGAGGTCTTTAACGTCTCTTCATTCTTCGATAAATACGATAGTTTGCATATGAAACTGCTTGGGTTCCATCAGGTGATAAACGCGAGCGTGGCCATAGGGGCCGTAGAGGCGCTTCGTTTGAGCGGGATCTCCATAGGAAAAGATGCGGTAAGGAAAGGGATCGAGTTCGCCAGATGGCCGGGAAGGCTCGAGGTGGTGAGGAAGAGAAGCCCGCGCATAATTCTCGACGGCGCGCAAAATAGAGCCAGCGCAGATGCCCTGGCGCGCTCAGCGAAAAAGCTATTTAAATACAGGAAGCTTATTCTGGTCCTAGGAGTCTCTAAGGATAAGGATATAAAAGGGATGCTAAAGGAACTGGTGCCTGTGTCGGATATCATCATTTTAACGAAGTCCGGAGTGGCCGAGCGGGCGATGGATCCCGAGTTTATAGGCGCTCTTATAACCCCTGAATCTAAAGTTGCGGGTATAACTCAAAGCGTTAAAGACGCGATCGATATGGCTCTCAGAAAAGCGGGAGCGTCCGACCTAGTGCTGG from Candidatus Omnitrophota bacterium encodes the following:
- the purH gene encoding bifunctional phosphoribosylaminoimidazolecarboxamide formyltransferase/IMP cyclohydrolase, which translates into the protein MIKVRKALISVSDKTGLEDLVKVLHKFAVKILSTGGTSKAIIRMGVPVKDVSDYTGFPEMLDGRVKTLHPKVHGALLALRDNKEHMDAVKEHGISLIDMVVVNLYPFEKTASKPQIEPEEVIENIDIGGPSMLRSAAKNYKSVCVVCDIADYKRVIEEMEKNSGCISEELLAWLGTKVFARTSAYDAAIHNYLRSQVKGTAAGDEELLPETLTINCKKIQDLRYGENPHQKAAFYKDLLSDEPGVASAVQLGGKELSFNNIVDLNAALEIVKEFALPAAVIVKHTNPCGAAAADTLKQAYLDALDCDRMSAYGSIVGFNAPVDIVVARTILKEADFVECIIAPSYEADVVEALRKKKNLRLLEVKNFGIKTAKIRPDLKKVVGGVLIQDRDILGLKESDLKFVTKTRPTKDELKSLMFGWLVAKHVKSNAIVLSQGTRTVGIGAGQMSRVDSVMIAARKAGERSKGSTLASDAFFPKEDGIEQAARAGVRAIIQPGGSIRDAEVISKADSFGISMVFTGVRHFKH
- a CDS encoding bifunctional folylpolyglutamate synthase/dihydrofolate synthase, whose product is MTYQEALQYLDSFINYEKKNNYDYNLSFKLDRMKRLCSLLGDPQKEIRSIHVAGTKGKGSTSAIIQSILKSSGFKTGLYTSPHLVSFCERIKINDALITEEDVGAILDTVKSAIDEMGSEKPSFFEIYTALAYLYFKRENVDFAVYEAGLGGRLDATNVIDPLVCVITPISYEHTHILGDTLAKIAYEKAGIIKSGSICVSAPQEDEALAVIGSVCKEREAELVLAGRDIKFKEIASNDEEEVFNVSSFFDKYDSLHMKLLGFHQVINASVAIGAVEALRLSGISIGKDAVRKGIEFARWPGRLEVVRKRSPRIILDGAQNRASADALARSAKKLFKYRKLILVLGVSKDKDIKGMLKELVPVSDIIILTKSGVAERAMDPEFIGALITPESKVAGITQSVKDAIDMALRKAGASDLVLVTGSLFVVGEARQILVKE